The Aminithiophilus ramosus genome contains a region encoding:
- a CDS encoding response regulator transcription factor yields MAGERVLVVEDEATIADLVAEGLRRQGLRPEKVHDGDRALEMIETTRPDLVILDLMLPGLDGWEICRRMKESETTRTIPVIMLTARRDERDVVAGLELGADDYLRKPFSLLELVARVKALLRRTGTGGDEGGTLECGPLSLDLKGQEAFLNGAPLDLSPTEYRILELLAKNAGRTVSRDELLARIWGLYGGDTRTVDVHIWRLRRKIETDPETPSLIETLRGRGYRLHRGDDPS; encoded by the coding sequence ATGGCCGGTGAGCGCGTCCTCGTCGTCGAAGACGAGGCGACCATCGCCGACCTCGTCGCCGAGGGGCTGCGCCGCCAGGGCCTTCGCCCCGAAAAGGTCCACGACGGAGACCGCGCCCTGGAGATGATCGAGACGACCCGCCCCGATCTGGTCATCCTCGACCTCATGCTCCCCGGCCTCGACGGCTGGGAGATCTGCCGCCGCATGAAGGAATCGGAGACGACGAGGACCATTCCCGTCATCATGCTCACGGCCCGCCGCGACGAGCGCGACGTCGTCGCCGGCCTCGAACTGGGGGCCGACGACTACCTTCGCAAGCCCTTCTCCCTCCTGGAGCTGGTGGCCCGCGTCAAGGCCCTCCTCCGGCGGACCGGAACGGGAGGGGATGAGGGGGGAACGCTGGAGTGCGGCCCCCTCTCCCTCGACCTCAAGGGACAGGAGGCCTTCCTGAACGGGGCACCTCTCGACCTGAGCCCCACCGAATACCGCATTCTCGAGCTGCTGGCCAAGAACGCCGGACGAACCGTCTCCCGCGACGAGCTGCTGGCCCGCATCTGGGGCCTCTACGGCGGCGACACGCGCACCGTCGACGTCCACATCTGGCGGCTGCGCCGGAAGATCGAGACCGATCCCGAGACGCCCAGCCTCATCGAAACCCTTCGGGGGCGGGGCTACCGCCTTCACCGAGGAGACGATCCGTCATGA
- the pstA gene encoding phosphate ABC transporter permease PstA, with protein MTSSGRRLKDRLVTLGLYLLMGGVLLLLAGILAFLIGNGWSVLSWEFLTEPPRDAMTKGGIYTPLVGSVQLLLVAMAFAFPVGVFTAVYLVEWARDNFFTRLLRLAVRSLAGVPSVVFGLFGLSFFVIALGFGASLLAAGLTLGCLALPVIVGASEAALAAVPKDYRDASYAMGATKWQTIYKVVLPAAFPSIITGAILAVGRAAGETAPIIFTGAAFFTPHVARSLLEPVMALPYHILVLATAGTAIDQTRPIQYGTVLVLLVLVLGVTLVGVVYRARLRLNKN; from the coding sequence ATGACCTCCTCGGGCCGTCGCCTCAAGGACCGCCTCGTCACGCTCGGCCTCTACCTGCTCATGGGAGGCGTCCTTCTCCTTCTGGCGGGAATCCTCGCCTTCCTCATCGGCAACGGGTGGAGCGTCCTGAGCTGGGAATTTCTCACCGAACCCCCTCGCGACGCCATGACGAAGGGCGGCATCTACACGCCTCTCGTAGGCTCCGTTCAGCTTCTTCTCGTCGCCATGGCCTTCGCCTTCCCCGTCGGCGTCTTCACCGCCGTCTACCTCGTCGAGTGGGCCCGGGACAACTTCTTCACGCGGCTGCTGCGGCTTGCCGTGCGAAGCCTGGCCGGCGTTCCCTCCGTCGTCTTCGGCCTCTTCGGCCTCTCCTTCTTCGTCATCGCCCTCGGCTTCGGCGCCTCGCTTCTGGCGGCGGGACTGACGTTGGGCTGCCTGGCCCTGCCCGTCATCGTCGGCGCCTCCGAGGCGGCCCTGGCCGCCGTCCCCAAAGACTACCGCGACGCCTCCTACGCCATGGGGGCCACCAAGTGGCAGACCATCTACAAGGTCGTCCTCCCCGCCGCCTTCCCCTCCATCATCACCGGCGCCATCCTCGCCGTGGGACGTGCCGCCGGGGAGACGGCCCCCATCATCTTCACCGGGGCGGCCTTTTTCACGCCCCACGTGGCCCGAAGCCTCCTGGAGCCCGTCATGGCCCTCCCCTACCACATCCTCGTTCTGGCCACGGCGGGGACGGCCATCGATCAGACCCGTCCCATCCAGTACGGCACCGTCCTGGTTCTCCTCGTCCTCGTCCTCGGCGTCACTCTCGTCGGCGTCGTCTACCGTGCGCGGCTTCGCCTGAACAAAAACTGA
- a CDS encoding sensor histidine kinase: MKTLRSRLSLLIVATVLLCFFLAWFPLSGLVRDRLHAKALSELDIHSQVLATVIAEDFPDLSRLEALHRVVQDRITVVDGGGRVLYDSDVAAESLDNHRDRPEIARALDEGRGENVRYSRSLGADLLYVARRAQAPDGTVYVVRTSYSLASIGETLLLLRQRLFLAFALSGLLAVAVGLWLASRLATPLREIEEAARAIEKGDEARFPSGGPKEIDALASALRTMAARLKETLADLEAERSDLQLLLENLPVGVVVTDPSGRVRFANGSIAPLLRDRPDRVQGRPCQGVLRVPEMTALIEETARSGRAETTFLLRDKSPRLFQSQAVRLQGGALVVVTDLTERHRLEEARKTFVADASHEFQTPLTAIRAAAELILSSEELSDEERRRYADCIIEQQERMTSLVDDLLLLSRLESGPPTEEEEDLDLSSLLETLARDESDNPLAGRIVIERRLAPSAPFRGRPAELRRALGNLVDNAVKYVRKRFGDEEGGHVLLSLEADEESWLLTFADNGVGLVEEEIEGLFERFQRGERDRGRVGFSHGGYGLGLAIAKGIIVGHGGTLTASRRDEGALFAVRLPRS, from the coding sequence ATGAAAACGCTTCGAAGCCGACTCTCCCTTCTCATCGTCGCCACCGTCCTTCTCTGCTTCTTCCTGGCCTGGTTCCCCCTGTCGGGCCTCGTTCGGGACCGCCTTCACGCCAAGGCCCTCTCCGAACTGGACATCCACAGCCAGGTCCTGGCGACGGTCATCGCCGAGGACTTCCCCGACCTCAGCCGCCTCGAAGCCCTGCACCGCGTCGTGCAGGACCGCATCACCGTCGTCGACGGCGGAGGCAGGGTCCTCTACGACAGCGATGTCGCCGCCGAGAGCCTCGACAACCACCGCGACCGCCCCGAGATCGCCCGGGCCCTCGACGAGGGACGGGGCGAGAACGTCCGCTACAGCCGCAGCCTCGGCGCCGACCTCCTCTACGTCGCCCGACGGGCCCAGGCTCCCGACGGGACGGTCTACGTCGTCCGGACCTCCTACTCCCTGGCCTCCATCGGCGAGACCCTCCTCCTCCTCCGACAGCGCCTCTTTCTGGCCTTCGCCCTGTCCGGTCTTCTTGCCGTCGCCGTCGGCCTCTGGCTGGCCTCCCGTCTGGCCACGCCCCTCAGGGAGATCGAAGAGGCGGCCCGGGCCATCGAAAAGGGCGACGAGGCCCGCTTCCCCAGCGGAGGCCCCAAGGAGATCGACGCCCTCGCCTCGGCCCTCAGGACCATGGCCGCCCGCCTCAAGGAGACCCTGGCCGACCTCGAGGCCGAGCGGTCCGACCTTCAGCTCCTTCTGGAAAACCTCCCCGTCGGCGTCGTCGTCACCGACCCTTCCGGCCGGGTGCGCTTCGCCAACGGCTCCATCGCCCCTCTTCTCCGGGACCGCCCCGACAGGGTCCAGGGACGGCCCTGCCAGGGCGTCCTCCGCGTGCCGGAGATGACGGCCCTCATCGAGGAGACGGCCCGCTCGGGCAGGGCCGAGACCACCTTCCTCCTCCGCGACAAGAGCCCCCGCCTCTTCCAGTCCCAGGCCGTGCGCCTCCAGGGAGGGGCCCTCGTCGTCGTCACCGACCTCACCGAACGGCACCGTCTCGAAGAGGCCCGCAAGACCTTCGTCGCCGACGCCAGCCACGAATTTCAGACGCCCCTGACGGCCATCCGCGCCGCCGCCGAGCTGATCCTCTCGTCGGAGGAACTCTCCGACGAAGAGCGCCGACGCTACGCCGACTGCATCATCGAACAGCAGGAGCGGATGACGTCCCTCGTCGACGATCTCCTCCTCCTCTCGCGCCTCGAAAGCGGCCCCCCCACGGAGGAAGAGGAGGACCTCGATCTGTCGTCGCTTCTGGAGACCCTCGCCCGCGACGAGAGCGACAATCCCCTGGCGGGCCGGATCGTCATCGAGCGCCGTCTCGCGCCGTCAGCCCCCTTCCGGGGAAGACCGGCGGAGCTGAGACGGGCCCTGGGCAACCTCGTCGACAACGCCGTCAAATACGTCCGCAAGCGCTTCGGCGACGAGGAGGGCGGCCACGTCCTCCTCTCCCTCGAGGCCGATGAGGAGAGCTGGCTTTTGACCTTCGCCGACAACGGCGTCGGCCTCGTCGAGGAGGAAATCGAGGGGCTCTTCGAGCGCTTCCAGCGCGGCGAGCGTGACCGAGGCCGCGTCGGCTTCTCCCACGGGGGCTACGGCCTGGGGCTGGCCATCGCCAAAGGCATCATCGTCGGCCACGGAGGCACGCTGACGGCCTCCAGGCGCGACGAAGGAGCCCTCTTCGCCGTCCGCCTCCCCCGAAGCTGA
- a CDS encoding transglycosylase SLT domain-containing protein, giving the protein MRRLTAALIVVAAAAIALLGVMVLETTQAQAVAPPGSPEPEPTNWSRFLMGRETTPMATTDWNRFLVKPAAKGTPKVPTFHATVTDALSSMDLSAAELVLWIRQLPETALRYLPNWSQARQEQVGLLARYIRSQNGSVDALSAWRQAAAFVHYSRKYGVPVDLAVAVANTESHFNSEARSRYGAMGVMQVVWRVHQRLLQVNGILSPDELHDPEKGIAAGCLLLGRYLRAYGDRDKALGRYYGGSSAVYAKRINTRLANLRNYAASIATTL; this is encoded by the coding sequence ATGAGAAGACTCACCGCAGCCCTGATCGTGGTCGCCGCTGCGGCCATCGCCCTTTTGGGCGTCATGGTCCTCGAGACCACCCAGGCTCAGGCCGTGGCTCCTCCCGGAAGCCCCGAGCCCGAACCGACGAACTGGAGCCGTTTCCTCATGGGGCGGGAAACGACGCCGATGGCGACGACGGACTGGAACCGCTTCCTCGTCAAACCCGCGGCAAAAGGGACACCCAAGGTCCCCACCTTCCACGCCACCGTGACCGATGCCCTCTCCTCCATGGACCTCTCCGCCGCCGAACTCGTCCTCTGGATCCGCCAACTTCCCGAGACAGCTCTCCGCTACCTCCCCAACTGGAGCCAGGCCCGCCAGGAACAGGTGGGACTCCTCGCCCGCTACATCCGCAGCCAGAACGGCTCCGTCGATGCCCTCTCCGCCTGGCGGCAGGCCGCCGCCTTCGTCCACTACAGCCGCAAGTACGGCGTTCCCGTCGACCTGGCCGTCGCCGTGGCCAACACGGAAAGCCACTTCAACAGCGAGGCCAGAAGCCGCTACGGCGCCATGGGCGTCATGCAGGTCGTCTGGCGCGTCCACCAGCGCCTCCTCCAGGTCAACGGCATCCTCTCCCCCGACGAACTCCACGACCCGGAAAAGGGGATCGCCGCCGGCTGCCTGCTCCTGGGGCGCTATCTTCGGGCCTACGGCGACAGGGACAAGGCCCTGGGACGTTACTACGGGGGATCGTCGGCCGTCTACGCCAAGCGCATCAACACCCGTCTGGCCAACCTGAGGAACTACGCCGCCTCCATAGCGACGACGCTCTGA
- a CDS encoding phosphate ABC transporter substrate-binding protein → MKVTKVLLAALLSLTLSIGAAFAGDLAMNGSTTVLPIAQAAAEKYMEAHGDVNISVSGGGSSNGIKAIIDGTTDIANASRFIKDKEVEAAVAGGAYPVPFGIALDALLPVVHPSNGVKDLSIEQLRDIYTGKVTNWKEVGGADQPIAVVGRDTSSGTYETWEEKIMKGEKVSPKAMVVASNGAMVQTVAQNKLAIGYIGIGYLNESVKGLSVEGITGNADTARSGQFPVSRYLYMFTRGWPKGDALNFINFVLSDAGQEIVAKTGYVPIR, encoded by the coding sequence GTGAAGGTAACGAAGGTGCTCCTCGCCGCTTTGCTGTCTCTGACTCTCTCCATCGGCGCCGCTTTCGCCGGTGACCTGGCCATGAACGGATCGACGACGGTTCTGCCCATCGCCCAGGCGGCGGCGGAGAAGTACATGGAGGCCCACGGCGACGTCAACATCTCCGTCTCCGGCGGCGGCAGCAGCAACGGCATCAAGGCCATCATCGACGGGACGACGGACATCGCCAACGCCTCGCGCTTCATCAAGGACAAAGAGGTCGAGGCGGCCGTGGCCGGCGGGGCCTATCCCGTTCCCTTCGGCATCGCCCTCGACGCCCTTCTCCCCGTCGTCCACCCCTCCAACGGAGTGAAGGACCTCTCCATCGAGCAGCTTCGCGACATCTACACCGGAAAGGTCACGAACTGGAAAGAGGTGGGCGGCGCCGACCAGCCCATCGCCGTCGTGGGCCGCGACACAAGCTCGGGCACCTACGAGACCTGGGAAGAGAAGATCATGAAGGGCGAGAAGGTCTCTCCCAAGGCGATGGTCGTCGCCTCCAACGGCGCCATGGTTCAGACCGTGGCCCAGAACAAGCTCGCCATCGGCTACATCGGCATCGGCTACCTCAACGAATCCGTCAAGGGCCTCTCCGTCGAAGGCATCACCGGAAACGCCGATACGGCCCGCAGCGGCCAGTTCCCCGTCTCCCGCTACCTCTACATGTTCACCCGCGGCTGGCCCAAAGGCGACGCCCTGAACTTCATCAACTTCGTCCTCAGCGACGCCGGCCAGGAAATCGTGGCCAAGACCGGCTACGTCCCCATCCGCTAG
- a CDS encoding NifB/NifX family molybdenum-iron cluster-binding protein: MKLAIATEAGQVCPHFGHTPFFTLATVENGALTEKNEVPNPGHAPGFLPQWMKDRGIQLVIAGGVGAKAQELFTALGIDVIAGAEGPVDSVLAAFVDGTLKGGRSLCTHGTEGHGGCGDTCKG, encoded by the coding sequence GTGAAACTCGCCATCGCAACGGAAGCGGGACAGGTCTGTCCTCACTTCGGTCACACGCCTTTTTTCACCCTGGCCACCGTCGAAAACGGCGCCCTCACGGAAAAGAACGAAGTCCCCAACCCAGGGCACGCGCCGGGCTTCCTCCCCCAGTGGATGAAGGATCGGGGCATCCAGCTCGTCATCGCCGGAGGCGTGGGCGCCAAAGCCCAGGAGCTTTTCACCGCTCTCGGAATCGACGTCATCGCCGGAGCCGAGGGACCTGTCGATTCAGTCCTCGCCGCCTTCGTCGACGGAACCCTGAAGGGCGGAAGGAGCCTCTGCACCCACGGAACAGAGGGGCACGGGGGCTGCGGCGACACCTGCAAGGGCTGA
- a CDS encoding DUF5320 domain-containing protein codes for MPGFDRTGPMGRGSRSGRGRGVCGTVGCGFAMGMGGSGFRRRLWARDGGVFVDEQRRLEEELASMKARTEALEERLRAAESR; via the coding sequence ATGCCCGGATTTGACAGGACCGGCCCGATGGGGCGGGGGTCCCGCAGCGGACGAGGTAGGGGTGTCTGCGGCACCGTGGGCTGCGGCTTCGCCATGGGAATGGGAGGCTCCGGCTTTCGCCGCCGCCTCTGGGCCCGCGACGGCGGAGTCTTCGTCGACGAACAGCGGCGCCTCGAAGAGGAGCTGGCTTCGATGAAAGCCCGGACGGAGGCCCTCGAGGAGAGGCTCCGCGCTGCGGAGTCCCGGTAG
- the pstB gene encoding phosphate ABC transporter ATP-binding protein PstB — MKKAIKFQTSSMDLWYDRFQALKQIQIAIPERAVTAFIGPSGCGKSSFLRCLNRMNDFVLGARVEGEVLLDGDDIYASGRDVITLRRRVGMVFQRPNPFPSSIWDNVAYGPRLHGVTGRHELDGIVERSLRGAAIWDEVKDKLRTPALSLSGGQQQRLCIARAIAVEPEVLLMDEPTSALDPMATARIEELVRGLKERFTVIIVTHNMQQAARISDETAFFLNGEIVETGPTQFIFTSPQDGRTEDYITGRFG; from the coding sequence GTGAAAAAAGCCATCAAATTCCAGACATCGTCCATGGATCTCTGGTACGATCGGTTCCAGGCCCTGAAGCAGATTCAGATCGCCATTCCCGAGCGGGCCGTGACGGCCTTCATCGGCCCTTCCGGCTGCGGAAAGAGCAGTTTCCTACGCTGTCTCAACAGGATGAACGATTTCGTCCTCGGTGCCCGCGTCGAAGGCGAGGTCCTCCTCGACGGCGACGACATCTACGCCTCGGGACGGGACGTCATCACCCTCCGTCGTCGCGTCGGCATGGTCTTCCAGAGGCCCAACCCCTTCCCCTCGTCGATCTGGGACAACGTCGCCTACGGCCCGCGCCTCCACGGCGTCACGGGCCGTCACGAGCTGGACGGCATCGTCGAGAGAAGCCTCAGGGGCGCGGCGATCTGGGACGAGGTGAAGGACAAGCTCCGCACGCCGGCCCTCTCCCTGTCGGGAGGCCAGCAGCAGCGCCTCTGCATCGCCCGGGCCATCGCCGTCGAACCCGAAGTCCTCCTCATGGACGAGCCCACGTCGGCCCTCGATCCCATGGCCACGGCCCGAATCGAGGAGCTCGTCCGGGGCCTCAAGGAACGCTTCACCGTCATCATCGTCACCCACAACATGCAGCAGGCGGCCCGCATCTCCGACGAGACGGCCTTTTTCCTCAACGGCGAGATCGTCGAGACGGGACCCACTCAGTTCATTTTCACGTCGCCTCAGGACGGACGGACGGAAGACTACATCACGGGCCGCTTCGGCTAG
- a CDS encoding NAD(P)/FAD-dependent oxidoreductase, producing the protein MERVVLLGGGPAGITAAKLLRRKRPDWEVTMIRPERASMIYCAIPYVIEGLFGQEKVCKSDALVTDTGARLVIDEATRVDFTSREIHTGRNGLFPFDRLLIATGARPVLPPIQGLDGARNVFPVKTEEDLSAILGAMTERSRQAVVVGAGNIGIEMAQAFARRGLKTTLIEMAPHILPALVDADMASPLEDRLRALGVDVRTGVGLCAVEQDGERVVKGLLLSNGDRLGLNEGGRDDLIVVSAGVRPNVELFEGTRLHIGRTGIVVDSAMATNITGVWAAGDCCEYRSFIDGEIAGGKLATNAVPMAKVAARNMVGEEWHYQGFLNGAATVVEKLRVGGTGFTEELCLRKGIDVVVGHGETTSRFPMMPEATKVRVKLIFRDDDGRLLGGQAFGGEAVAERIDLLTLAIKSSATIEDLMNFDYSSQPWQTFFPAANAIVMAAEEAWARKADRSRAERCPE; encoded by the coding sequence GTGGAGAGAGTCGTCCTTCTCGGCGGAGGCCCTGCAGGGATCACGGCAGCGAAGCTTCTGCGCAGAAAACGTCCCGATTGGGAGGTCACCATGATCCGACCGGAGAGGGCCAGCATGATCTACTGTGCCATCCCCTATGTCATCGAGGGCCTTTTCGGACAGGAGAAGGTCTGCAAGTCCGACGCCCTCGTCACCGATACGGGCGCCCGGCTGGTCATCGACGAGGCGACGCGCGTGGATTTCACCTCCCGGGAGATCCACACGGGCCGGAACGGCCTCTTCCCCTTCGACCGCCTCCTCATCGCCACGGGCGCCCGTCCCGTCCTTCCCCCCATTCAGGGGTTGGACGGCGCACGTAACGTCTTCCCCGTCAAGACCGAAGAGGATCTTTCCGCCATTCTGGGGGCCATGACAGAGAGATCGAGACAGGCCGTCGTCGTCGGCGCCGGCAATATCGGCATCGAAATGGCCCAGGCCTTCGCCCGCCGAGGCCTGAAGACGACCCTCATCGAGATGGCTCCCCACATCCTGCCCGCTCTCGTCGACGCCGACATGGCCTCCCCCCTGGAGGACCGCCTCCGGGCCCTCGGCGTCGACGTCCGCACCGGCGTGGGCCTCTGCGCCGTGGAACAGGACGGGGAGCGCGTCGTCAAAGGCCTCCTTCTCTCCAACGGAGACCGCCTGGGACTCAACGAAGGCGGCAGGGACGACCTCATCGTCGTCTCCGCCGGAGTCCGTCCCAACGTCGAGCTTTTCGAGGGGACGAGACTCCACATCGGCAGGACGGGCATCGTCGTCGACAGCGCCATGGCCACGAACATCACCGGAGTCTGGGCCGCCGGAGACTGCTGCGAGTACCGCTCCTTCATCGACGGCGAAATCGCCGGGGGGAAACTGGCCACCAACGCCGTCCCCATGGCCAAAGTCGCGGCGCGGAACATGGTCGGCGAGGAGTGGCACTACCAGGGATTCCTCAACGGAGCGGCCACCGTCGTCGAAAAGCTCCGCGTCGGAGGGACGGGCTTCACGGAGGAACTCTGCCTCCGCAAGGGAATCGACGTCGTCGTCGGCCATGGAGAGACGACGTCCCGCTTCCCCATGATGCCCGAGGCCACGAAGGTTCGGGTCAAACTGATCTTCAGGGATGACGACGGGCGCCTCCTGGGAGGACAGGCCTTCGGAGGCGAGGCCGTGGCCGAACGGATCGATCTGCTGACCCTGGCCATCAAGTCATCGGCGACCATCGAAGACCTGATGAATTTCGACTACAGCTCCCAGCCCTGGCAGACCTTCTTTCCCGCCGCCAACGCCATCGTCATGGCCGCCGAGGAGGCCTGGGCACGGAAGGCGGACCGATCGCGCGCCGAGAGGTGCCCGGAATAG
- the pstC gene encoding phosphate ABC transporter permease subunit PstC, which produces MKDRSALKADRLPKALIAVVATSGLAVMLFILYFLFRESLPALRETTLGALLSGEFWYPTAEPAEFGLLALIAGSLAVTFLASALSVPVSLGLAVFLSEICPRGLREVFKPLLEILGFFPSVVLGFLGMVVLAPWLQERFTLLTGLNLLNASLLMGVMILPIVTSLAEDALASVPRDLRDASYALGATRLETTWRVVLPAALPSILQAGLLGVMRAIGETMVVLMASGGAAVIPRSLMDPVRPLTSTIAAEMGETPIGSTHYHVLFFAGLLLLAMTLSINLCALWIERQGRRWRA; this is translated from the coding sequence ATGAAGGACCGAAGCGCCCTCAAGGCCGACCGCCTGCCCAAGGCGCTCATCGCCGTCGTCGCCACCAGCGGCCTGGCCGTGATGCTCTTCATTCTCTACTTCCTCTTTCGGGAAAGCCTCCCCGCCCTCAGGGAAACGACGTTGGGGGCCCTTCTGAGCGGAGAGTTCTGGTACCCCACGGCCGAGCCCGCCGAGTTCGGCCTCCTCGCTCTCATCGCCGGATCTCTGGCCGTGACCTTTCTGGCCTCGGCCCTCTCCGTGCCCGTCAGCCTGGGACTGGCCGTCTTTCTCTCCGAGATCTGCCCCCGCGGACTCCGCGAGGTCTTCAAACCCCTCCTGGAGATTCTGGGTTTCTTCCCCTCCGTCGTCCTCGGCTTCCTGGGCATGGTCGTTCTGGCCCCCTGGCTTCAGGAGCGCTTCACTCTCCTGACGGGGCTCAACCTCCTCAACGCCTCGCTCCTCATGGGCGTCATGATTCTTCCCATCGTCACCTCCCTGGCCGAGGACGCCCTGGCCTCCGTCCCCCGGGACCTGCGCGACGCCTCCTACGCCCTGGGGGCGACGCGACTGGAGACGACGTGGCGCGTCGTCCTCCCCGCCGCCCTCCCCTCGATCCTCCAGGCCGGCCTGCTCGGCGTCATGCGGGCCATCGGCGAGACGATGGTCGTCCTCATGGCCTCGGGAGGGGCGGCCGTCATCCCCCGATCCCTCATGGACCCCGTGCGCCCCCTCACGTCGACCATCGCCGCCGAGATGGGCGAGACGCCCATAGGTTCCACCCACTATCACGTCCTCTTCTTCGCCGGTCTCCTCCTTCTGGCCATGACCCTCTCGATCAACCTCTGCGCCCTCTGGATCGAACGGCAGGGAAGGCGGTGGCGCGCATGA
- the phoU gene encoding phosphate signaling complex protein PhoU yields MDNLNVRQTIDGELEALRRNLLNLANRAGEAVRKALWALCHQDRILAQEVIDSDDDLDSRALKIDEECLLFIARFQPVAQDLRTVSSISHMAIDLERIGDLGVNVAKFALKLSDRPFVKPLIDIPRMGEILQEMIDATMRAFINGDVEEAKKACALDDPIDDLERQIFREMLLMMMENPRIIEEGTALITVARNLERAADHVTNLAERVLYAVTGKVVSASQFRRPKAPRDAAHGR; encoded by the coding sequence ATGGACAACCTCAACGTGAGACAGACCATCGACGGCGAGCTGGAGGCCCTGCGCCGCAATCTCCTGAACCTGGCCAACCGGGCCGGAGAGGCGGTCCGCAAGGCCCTCTGGGCCCTCTGTCACCAGGACAGGATCCTGGCCCAGGAGGTCATCGACAGCGACGACGACCTCGACAGCCGGGCCCTCAAGATCGACGAGGAGTGCCTCCTCTTCATCGCCCGCTTTCAGCCCGTCGCCCAGGACCTGCGGACCGTTTCCTCCATCTCCCACATGGCCATCGACCTGGAGCGCATCGGCGATCTGGGCGTCAACGTCGCCAAATTCGCCCTCAAACTCTCCGACCGCCCCTTCGTCAAGCCCCTCATCGACATCCCCCGAATGGGCGAGATCCTTCAGGAGATGATCGACGCCACCATGAGGGCCTTCATCAACGGCGACGTGGAAGAGGCCAAAAAGGCCTGTGCCCTCGACGACCCCATCGACGACCTGGAGCGTCAGATCTTCCGTGAGATGCTCCTCATGATGATGGAGAACCCCCGCATCATCGAGGAGGGAACGGCCCTCATCACCGTGGCCCGCAACCTGGAGCGGGCCGCCGACCACGTCACCAACCTGGCCGAACGGGTCCTCTACGCCGTCACGGGCAAGGTCGTCAGCGCCTCCCAGTTCCGCCGCCCCAAGGCGCCCCGGGACGCCGCCCATGGCCGGTGA
- a CDS encoding methyl-accepting chemotaxis protein — MNLPKMYTSQQEQSRDVFDPPGALDASGERTLQVRQAASSVGTALTSVLSRIGDFRTFTRSVGAIASKTQALAINAAIEAAKAGEAGRGFSVIAREINDLSTRSKEASREIAATIEEVEERLKTIQDDQQKARDHLFALLAGEGVRRQAPPSEETGGPS; from the coding sequence GTGAATCTTCCGAAGATGTACACCTCTCAACAGGAGCAGAGCCGCGACGTCTTCGATCCCCCGGGCGCTCTCGACGCCTCTGGCGAAAGGACCCTCCAGGTCCGCCAGGCAGCCTCCTCCGTGGGGACCGCCCTGACCTCGGTCCTCTCCAGGATCGGCGACTTCAGGACCTTTACCCGCTCCGTCGGGGCCATCGCGTCGAAGACCCAGGCCCTGGCCATCAACGCCGCCATCGAGGCGGCCAAAGCCGGCGAGGCGGGGAGAGGCTTCTCCGTCATCGCCAGAGAGATCAACGATCTCAGCACCCGCTCCAAGGAGGCCTCTCGGGAAATCGCCGCCACGATCGAAGAGGTCGAAGAACGGCTCAAAACGATCCAGGACGACCAGCAAAAGGCCCGGGACCATCTCTTCGCCCTGCTCGCCGGCGAAGGCGTCCGACGGCAAGCCCCTCCCTCGGAAGAGACCGGAGGCCCGTCATGA
- a CDS encoding NifB/NifX family molybdenum-iron cluster-binding protein → MKWGVAAEGKDLESMTAERFARAPWILVVEGGTVVEAFEAPASELGHGAGSHVVQILADRGVDGVLARQVGPKAADALRLGGLKVWQVPGGTVRSAVESAERGELQPL, encoded by the coding sequence ATGAAGTGGGGAGTCGCAGCGGAAGGAAAAGATCTGGAGAGCATGACGGCCGAGCGTTTCGCCCGGGCCCCCTGGATTCTCGTCGTCGAGGGGGGAACCGTCGTCGAGGCTTTTGAGGCTCCGGCATCGGAGCTGGGCCACGGGGCGGGATCTCACGTCGTGCAGATCCTGGCCGACAGGGGCGTCGACGGCGTCCTTGCCCGCCAGGTGGGGCCCAAGGCCGCCGATGCCCTTCGTCTGGGGGGCCTCAAGGTCTGGCAGGTGCCGGGCGGAACGGTTCGCTCCGCCGTCGAGAGCGCCGAGCGGGGCGAGTTGCAGCCTCTCTAG